The Oreochromis aureus strain Israel breed Guangdong linkage group 16, ZZ_aureus, whole genome shotgun sequence genome includes the window CTGGACTTTCTTCTTGTCAGCACACTAAAAGCCACAGATTGAACAGAGCGTCTCAAAGTGATTCCTGTCCTGTACACTGCAAAGCTTTGAGGTTGTGGAGGGACCACCTATGGATTGAAATTGTAAACTTAatctttaaaaaggaaaatagcAACCATGAAAGTAGGTAAGAGAAGATATGAGTTGAAACACTTTGTGAGAAATGAAAATCTGAGTAATAATAAAGTTCCTCTAACCTTTCCTTCCAGCTGAACATGATACTGGACAAAACTCAAGGTCCTGATCTCATGAAGGTCGTGGTTCGGGGTCCTGGAGCATCTAATGAAAAATAAGTCAGaactttttttgggggggggggatatggaaaagaaatagtaaaagcttgtaaaagacttgcataagatgtggcctacttcatatagtgaatcatataaggcttatataatttactcatgaaagtggccactttctcattactttcatatattgttttagtaagtatccaaaacatacaggTATAGAGTGCTGTAATGCACTCTATACCTGCCTCTCATTCTTCCTCTTTGCATATAGTTCTCTAGAGTTCTTTTCGTCTTCTCTCAGATTTGTTTTCTCATGTATTCAGCATTCCAGCTTTGTTATCCTTCTTGCTGCCTGACCCTGGTTTTTCCCCTGGTGTCTTTTTGAACTCATTTCCTGTGTACCAAGCCTTGATTTTCTACAGTGAATATCATCTATTTGGGGAATGCATCTCAGTAGTTTTGCATGTTCCAGTAAAATCTTTTCCCCAAACTGAGACACCATATAAGATCTGGTCCCAAGACTCAGtgcttcttctgtgtttttaacctttcatgcatgaattatgacaacctcaaggcatgaaaaaaagatttttgaacttcatttttttcaacATGTCCTATTCAAAGAGTTTTTTACATGTCCACTTAGGTGGACAACATACATTTTGACTTATGAATTtgacaaatgaataaataatatatattctgtaaaaactataacataataaaaatattttaaaaatggattttaaatatattttataacaatacatataaaaaatataacccTGCCACTCACTGGAAGAACCAAAGGTACTTTTCTAGTTGCAGAATGGAAACATGCACGTTGAAGAAGGTTTACCACAAAGAAAATGGCCCCAGAGTCAATGATTAAGTCTGAGCATTTTAACCACTTTTACCACTTGTTCACGactttcatttccttttctctctctcaatgTATACAAAAAAAGGCCAACAAAAAGCACAGAGGGTGATTCAAACCTTTAAATTTAAAAGTTTACAGTtcttacagaaataaaaaaaaatttaaacttaaaaaataaaaactatttcAGCTCAAACTTGATAATTCTGGTGTTCTTCCACCCTCGAATAaatttgaaggaaaaacaataaagtATCACCACATGAAATGATAAGTTGGTGAGTAATAAAAGAAACTACGTACATCcagacacatttattttatgcttttttttttatctaacaCACTCACTGTTGATGGAATCAGTCTTACAAATGCTGACAACGATTCTACAGCCAAACAGAAAAGAGCTACGTTCATGCATTGATCAGGAAGATTTTTCTTACCTGCAGAGGAAGACAGCTAGTGTGATGCCACATAAAAAGAATCCAACTGCAGGTGGGAGAATGTGTAGAAGATACTTTGATGAAGTGGAttctgtataaaacaaaaaaacagcagtgaattcatttaaattggtaATTGAAGTGATTGGCGGTGTTTTTTGTCCTACCTACCTTCTCGGTTCTCAGACACAGTTAAATTCCATGTAATGCTGTATAAGCCACTTCTGTCTGTTATCTTACACGTATAAAGTCCTTCATCTTCAGGTTGAGCACTAAAAATAATTAGCTTTGTAGGGAACTCGTGATTTATTTTATGTCTGTGAAATGAGAAATTTGAATGTGTGCGATTCAGCACAATGGAATAGTGAAAAACAGATCTGCTGTTGGTCCAGGTGATCAGTG containing:
- the LOC120433419 gene encoding myosin light chain kinase, smooth muscle-like isoform X1: MFKLNRVALLFIRLLVMWHVFGEIAKDDHRALLVSTGDSVMLTCNISEKTATLITWTNNRSVFQYSIVLNRCYSNFSFHRLKINHEFPTELIIFSAQPEDEGLYTCSITDRHGINSITWNLTVSENPKEILKDDDRAMLAFRGDSVMLTCNISEKNATLITWTNSRSVFHYSIVLNRTHSNFSFHRHKINHEFPTKLIIFSAQPEDEGLYTCKITDRSGLYSITWNLTVSENREESTSSKYLLHILPPAVGFFLCGITLAVFLCSSDLFFIRCSRTPNHDLHEIRTLSFVQYHVQLEGKVVPPQPQSFAVYRTGITLRRSVQSVAFSVLTRRKSR
- the LOC120433419 gene encoding myosin light chain kinase, smooth muscle-like isoform X3, encoding MFKLNRVALLFIRLLVMWHVFGEIAKDDHRALLVSTGDSVMLTCNISEKTATLITWTNNRSVFQYSIVLNRCYSNFSFHRLKINHEFPTELIIFSAQPEDEGLYTCSITDRHGINSITWNLTVSENPKEILKDDDRAMLAFRGDSVMLTCNISEKNATLITWTNSRSVFHYSIVLNRTHSNFSFHRHKINHEFPTKLIIFSAQPEDEGLYTCKITDRSGLYSITWNLTVSENREESTSSKYLLHILPPAVGFFLCGITLAVFLCRCSRTPNHDLHEIRTLSFVQYHVQLEGKVVPPQPQSFAVYRTGITLRRSVQSVAFSVLTRRKSR
- the LOC120433419 gene encoding myosin light chain kinase, smooth muscle-like isoform X4 — encoded protein: MFKLNRVALLFIRLLVMWHVFGEIAKDDHRALLVSTGDSVMLTCNISEKTATLITWTNNRSVFQYSIVLNRCYSNFSFHRLKINHEFPTELIIFSAQPEDEGLYTCSITDRHGINSITWNLTVSENPKEILKDDDRAMLAFRGDSVMLTCNISEKNATLITWTNSRSVFHYSIVLNRTHSNFSFHRHKINHEFPTKLIIFSAQPEDEGLYTCKITDRSGLYSITWNLTVSENREESTSSKYLLHILPPAVGFFLCGITLAVFLCRTPNHDLHEIRTLSFVQYHVQLEGKVVPPQPQSFAVYRTGITLRRSVQSVAFSVLTRRKSR